In a genomic window of Mercenaria mercenaria strain notata chromosome 19, MADL_Memer_1, whole genome shotgun sequence:
- the LOC123543103 gene encoding uncharacterized protein LOC123543103 gives MEDSENPVSENDIDRGEVKENTESVEKSKSEIPTFDFTERSWTTDFVLTVEGTKLHVSKAVLSLASPVFDTMFQSNFKERSCDELELPGKKLNDVIEFLRCIYPNTFTHITSDSAAKVLPLIEEYQVLQLKPRCEAALLESISEDTAVEELFRLLQISSLYDLKVLRERCIDLASCRSQKEVDEATRQVQPPAEALNKILANMIVTMKERIIDLETTIEKISGENKKDIAKLKKTNAELAEEMELLTQYLSADVRNIKDLKLDGDCNWKEMQVVLLINSSDNCIKSEKEVDVWDVPLTISASNSQKGNREWIRIQIKNNGNKIICGFKGRIMIVNRQPRGLNEIFTFDDSMSFCPYVDMFLKPRYDAMDLKNGFMIDGKVGLIIQIFMSEPLRTRQIENVLN, from the coding sequence ATGGAGGATTCTGAAAATCCTGTTagtgaaaatgatattgataGAGGAGAAGTTAAAGAAAATACTGAAAGTGTGGAGAAAAGCAAAAGTGAAATtcctactttcgatttcacaGAAAGGTCATGGACAACAGACTTTGTTCTTACTGTTGAAGGGACGAAGTTACACGTTTCCAAGGCTGTTTTATCACTTGCTTCGCCGGTGTTTGATACGATGTTTCAATCGAATTTCAAGGAAAGGTCCTGTGACGAACTAGAATTGCCTGGAAAGAAGTTAAATGACGTCATAGAATTTCTACGATGTATTTATCCGAACACGTTTACACACATCACTAGCGATAGTGCTGCGAAAGTATTACCTCTAATAGAAGAGTATCAGGTCTTACAACTTAAACCAAGATGTGAAGCTGCACTGTTGGAGAGTATCAGTGAAGATACGGCTGTAGAGGAGTTGTTTCGACTGTTACAAATTTCAAGCCTGTATGACTTGAAGGTTCTAAGAGAAAGGTGCATAGACCTCGCATCCTGTAGGTCACAGAAAGAGGTAGACGAAGCAACTAGGCAAGTCCAACCACCTGCAGAGGCCTTGAATAAAATACTGGCAAACATGATTGTCACAATGAAAGAAAGGATAATTGATCTTGAGACAACAATTGAAAAAATCTCcggagaaaataaaaaagatattgcaAAGCTTAAGAAAACTAACGCGGAACTTGCGGAGGAGATGGAACTTCTGACGCAATATTTGTCAGCTGATGTCAGGAATATAAAAGACCTGAAACTTGATGGCGATTGTAATTGGAAAGAAATGCAAGTAGTTCTGTTAATTAACAGTAGCGACAATtgtataaaatctgaaaaagaagTTGATGTGTGGGATGTCCCACTCACCATATCGGCTTCCAATAGCCAAAAGGGTAACAGGGAGTGGATCAGAATACAAATCAAGAACAATGGAAATAAGATTATTTGTGGATTCAAGGGGCGGATAATGATTGTCAACAGGCAACCTCGGGgactaaatgaaatatttacttttgaTGATAGTATGAGCTTTTGTCCGTATGTAGACATGTTTCTAAAACCAAGATATGACGCCATGGATTTGAAAAATGGATTTATGATTGACGGAAAAGTTGgattaataatacaaatatttatgtCAGAACCACTCAGAACACGTCAAATTGAGAACGTGTTAAACTGA
- the LOC123542337 gene encoding uncharacterized protein LOC123542337, with protein MEQLVPSGNDSNSEESNTNNDDLKDGACSTFGFNDSSWKTDFNLIVEGKTLHVSKVVLALASPVFDRMFQSDFKESKSSELELPGKKLEDVEEFLQCIYPSSLATVTCEKALQILPLIEEYQVSQLKPRCEEVLLEHVNGETSTENLFRVLNEACCYDLKQLQNKCIDLASEKPRKELVESNEKYTIPPDVLNKILLKVVGKFEEVVNKMEKINEDLFSELETLGTWKSYLSNAVTKADSLSLNGDFKWKGKIVKLEVPVKKNKAAEEEVLISDFPLKVSVAITQGYTQGGGWEEWLISNTSFSFLVYQRDNARCSIKLVYVIENRYMNKKSVIVKSDQTFQLLYQRARNNGSNNKTEQIIKYCEIEDESKGFLIDGIVKVVVHIFLAKHKI; from the coding sequence ATGGAACAACTTGTTCCGAGTGGAAACGATTCAAATTCTGAAGAAAGTAATACAAACAACGACGACTTAAAGGACGGTGCATGTTCTACTTTCGGTTTCAATGACAGTTCATGGAAAACCGACTTTAATCTTATTGTTGAAGGAAAAACTCTCCACGTGTCAAAGGTTGTTTTGGCACTCGCTTCACCCGTATTTGACAGGATGTTTCAGTCCGACTTCAAAGAAAGTAAAAGTTCGGAATTAGAACTGCCAGGAAAGAAATTGGAAGATGTAGAAGAATTCCTACAGTGTATCTACCCTAGTTCATTAGCGACAGTTACATGCGAAAAGGCTTTGCAAATTCTCCCATTAATTGAAGAATACCAAGTTTCACAACTTAAACCAAGATGTGAAGAGGTTTTGTTGGAACACGTCAATGGAGAAACTTCGACAGAAAATCTGTTCAGAGTATTGAATGAAGCTTGCTGTTACGAccttaaacaattacaaaataaatgtatcgaCCTGGCATCGGAAAAACCTAGAAAGGAACTTGTGGAATCAAACGAAAAATACACTATCCCGCCAGATGTTCTGAACAAAATACTTCTAAAAGTCGTTGGAAAATTTGAAGAAGTAGTTAATAAAATGGAAAAGATAAATGAAGATTTGTTCTCAGAGCTGGAGACATTGGGTACTTGGAAAAGCTATTTGTCTAATGCAGTCACGAAAGCAGATAGTTTGAGTCTTAATGGTGATTTCAAATGGAAAGGCAAAATAGTCAAACTGGAAGTTCCTGTTAAAAAGAATAAAGCAGCAGAAGAAGAAGTTTTGATTTCTGATTTTCCATTAAAAGTCTCTGTAGCAATAACACAAGGCTATACGCAAGGCGGTGGTTGGGAGGAATGGCTGATTAGTAATACctctttttcatttcttgtttatCAGCGCGACAATGCACGTTGTAGTATAAAGCTGGTTTATGTGATTGAAAACAGGTATATGAATAAGAAAAGTGTAATTGTAAAATCAGACCAAACGTTCCAGTTACTATATCAAAGAGCTCGTAATAATGGTTCAAAtaacaaaacagaacaaattataaaatattgtgaaatagaAGATGAGAGCAAAGGCTTCCTGATTGATGGAATAGTGAAAGTTGTAGTACATATTTTTCTGgctaaacacaaaatttaa
- the LOC128551088 gene encoding uncharacterized protein LOC128551088: protein MFQSSFNESSCDELELPGKKLNDVIEFLRCIYPNTFTQMTRDSALKVLPLLEEYQVLQHKPRCEAVLLESVNTETDIEELCHLLQETCLYNLDKLHQKCVSLASEKSQEELDETLEKFVLPAKAAKEIFEKINKKLREQITNLEVLLEEVSEEAKKSKEKMKLTNAELMKELALMKQYLSADVKKTKELKLDGELNWQGKMFVLFIDMDKTPIQSKQKIVVWDIPLTVSISISKRSGDEWLKIEIINDGIEILCSFKMHLAFVNRQPNGQNQVLYFNETLPNCVFGRKARMYLKPKSEVMDVKNGLVFDGEIGIIVQMYMSQPNTI from the coding sequence ATGTTTCAATCCAGCTTCAATGAAAGTTCGTGCGACGAATTGGAATTACCCGGGAAGAAGTTAAATGACGTCATAGAATTCCTACGATGTATATATCCGAACACATTCACGCAAATGACTCGTGATAGTGCTTTGAAAGTATTACCTCTCTTAGAAGAGTATCAAGTCTTACAACATAAACCAAGATGTGAAGCTGTTTTGTTAGAGAGCGTCAATACAGAAACAGACATTGAAGAATTGTGCCATCTCCTACAAGAAACATGCTTGTATAACTTAGACAAACTTCATCAGAAGTGCGTATCACTCGCATCTGAGAAATCTCAAGAAGAATTGGACGAGACATTAGAAAAATTCGTATTGCCTGCCAAAGCGGCGAAGGAAAtctttgagaaaataaataagaAGTTGAGAGAACAAATAACAAATCTTGAAGTTCTTTTGGAAGAAGTATCAGAAGAAGccaagaaaagtaaagaaaaaatgaaattaacaaatgCAGAATTAATGAAAGAACTAGCACTTATGAAGCAATATTTGTCAGCCGAtgttaagaaaacaaaagaaCTTAAACTTGATGGCGAATTGAACTGGCAAGGAaagatgtttgttttatttattgatatggATAAAACTCCCATACAGTCAAAACAGAAAATTGTTGTTTGGGACATCCCTCTAACTGTATCGATATCTATCAGCAAAAGATCTGGAGATGAATGgcttaaaattgaaataataaacgATGGAATTGAAATTCTTTGTTCTTTCAAAATGCATCTTGCATTTGTAAATAGACAGCCTAATGGTCAGAATCAGGTTTTGTATTTTAATGAGACACTTCCAAATTGTGTGTTTGGACGAAAAGCGCGTATGTATTTGAAACCAAAAAGTGAGGTTATGGATGTGAAAAATGGACTTGTGTTTGATGGAGAAATTGGAATTATAGTACAAATGTACATGTCACAACCAAACACaatctaa